The Sporosarcina luteola DNA window TTTGCCGTATTGTGCTCGGTTGTGAAGCAAATATGCTTTTTGATAAAACAGCTCCCCTTCGAACATAAAGGGAATCCGTTCGCGGTACTCTTCTATCTGTTCAAGAAGGTTTTCCGCCTCTGTAAAGTTTTGCGAAAAAATGTCGTACATCAGGTGAATGACTTTGGATACGGCTTTTTCATAATCCGTGAAGGATGTCTCCATTCGTTTCAAGATGAAGACTTGTTGTGTGGCACGAGGCATGTCCTGTTTGAATAAATAATAACGTAATTTGTAGAGCTCATACCGGTTCACCAAGTCCGTCGATTGCAAATAGTCTATTTGAGTAGAAAGCTCTTTGTACACCTCATCCATCGATTTCAGATCATAGTAGACCGAGTGAATGATGAAAGTTTCTAATTTCTCTTTCCAATATTCATATGTAAGTACTTCCCGTTCCCAAACAACACCCATCCGTTTAAACAATTCATTGATCGTTTCGCCGTTTGGAATGTATTTATTCGACTCGATCTTACTCAAATGGGAAATGGAACAGACACCTTTGCTGAGTTCTGCCTGTGTTAAGTTGTTTTTCATTCGGTAGTACTTCAGGATAGATCCAATATTCATCATTTGCACCCCCGCAAATTTCTTATTATTCAAACATATCATTTTGAGTGAACGAACACATGAGAAAACAGTCCCAGGGGAGTATGGGACTGTTTTCGGCCTAATGTATGGGATTTTCATTAGGAGGCTATGTTAACGTACTCGTGCGAATCCGAATCCGGATGCAATGTCGTCTCCTCGTCCGGCATGATAACCGCCGAGGATGTCATATGTTTTCGCACGATTTTGCAAGTTGGCGCGAAGTTGAACGTTTGTGAAGCTAGGATTTTCCGCCCAGACTTTCGCTGCCAATCCTGCCACATGCGGTGTGGCCATAGATGTTCCGCTGATTGTTGCGTAACCGCCGTTGTACCAAGTTGAGAATATGGATGTGCCCGGTGCGGACAGTTCAACATCCCCCGTTTGGATGATATGATCGCCTGCTGTCCTTGAATGGCCCCGGGAAGATGAGTTGGCGACACGGTATGTGCTATTTTCCAACCGATTCTCGAGATTCGCAACTGCAATTGCTGACGGCAAGGCTGCCGGATAATCGATTGAACCAGGAGAAAAGCCATCGTTTCCTGCTGCCGCGATAATTAATGCGCCGCGGTCATACGCGTAATTTACAGCATTCGTGATCAACGAACTTTCTCCGTTCGAACCGAGGGACATGTTGATGACGACTTTCACCCGTTGTGCGTATGCCTCATCTGCCGCGTGTCGGATTGCATTCGCGATATCATCCGCATAGCCGCTTCCGGAGTCGTTCAATACTTTATACGCCCAAAGCTTTGCATTCGGGGCCACTCCGTAAACGCCTCTACGGTCATCGCCACCCTCTCCTAAGGCGGTTCCCGCAACGTGGGTCCCGTGCCCGTTTCGGTCGGTGCACGTATTATTCACTAGCGACGCGCTTTGCGTAAAATCCTTACATTGCTCCGCGTTGTAGTATAGATCGTTATGGTTCACATTGACGCCTGTATCGAGCACGGCGACTCTTACGTTCGAGCCGCCCGTCGTAGAAGTTAAGTTATTATCGTTATAGATTGCCTTGATTCCCCAAGGAACGGATTGGCTAGCGGCCGCTGCATCCACCTCATTATTCAGCTTCAAAGAGGACGGGTCGATCTGGATGGAGAGGACATCCACTTTTTCAACA harbors:
- a CDS encoding S8 family peptidase; this encodes MKRPLKVLAVMALTASMLMPTGAVYAEDDFRDFKENQMKQRGETFRVLITATTDQELQELQQNYELRNEFDGHSYTTDVTAKEFSLLQNMPHITVEKVDVLSIQIDPSSLKLNNEVDAAAASQSVPWGIKAIYNDNNLTSTTGGSNVRVAVLDTGVNVNHNDLYYNAEQCKDFTQSASLVNNTCTDRNGHGTHVAGTALGEGGDDRRGVYGVAPNAKLWAYKVLNDSGSGYADDIANAIRHAADEAYAQRVKVVINMSLGSNGESSLITNAVNYAYDRGALIIAAAGNDGFSPGSIDYPAALPSAIAVANLENRLENSTYRVANSSSRGHSRTAGDHIIQTGDVELSAPGTSIFSTWYNGGYATISGTSMATPHVAGLAAKVWAENPSFTNVQLRANLQNRAKTYDILGGYHAGRGDDIASGFGFARVR